Proteins found in one Bremerella volcania genomic segment:
- the ppk2 gene encoding polyphosphate kinase 2, whose amino-acid sequence MSQSDPSQDQERLREEILDSLDEEFEAELEDAMMDRVVSRDEKSELGRLPRRVYFRELLRLQRELIKLQNWVVENNAKVAVLFEGRDAAGKGGAIKRITQRLNPRVCRVVALSAPSEREKTQWYFQRYVQHLPAGGEIVLFDRSWYNRAGVERVMGFCNQQQLEEFFRTVPEFERMLVQSGMYLIKYWFSISDQEQQFRFQCRIDDPLKQWKLSPMDLESRRRWEQYTVAKEEMFARTNFSEAPWWVVEADDKKRARLNCIHHFLQQLPYTEVPQERISLPPREHEEGYKRQPLPEDVIVPSVY is encoded by the coding sequence ATGAGCCAGTCTGATCCCAGCCAGGACCAAGAGCGTTTACGCGAGGAAATTCTCGACTCACTCGACGAAGAGTTCGAGGCCGAACTGGAAGACGCGATGATGGATCGCGTCGTCTCGCGTGATGAAAAGAGCGAATTAGGACGTTTGCCGCGGCGGGTCTACTTTCGGGAACTGCTTCGCCTGCAACGCGAGTTGATCAAGCTGCAAAACTGGGTGGTCGAGAACAATGCCAAGGTGGCCGTCCTGTTTGAAGGGCGAGACGCAGCCGGCAAAGGGGGCGCGATCAAACGCATCACGCAGCGGCTGAATCCGCGTGTGTGCCGCGTGGTGGCATTATCGGCTCCGAGCGAGCGCGAGAAGACGCAGTGGTATTTCCAGCGCTACGTGCAGCACCTGCCTGCCGGTGGCGAGATCGTGTTGTTCGATCGCAGCTGGTACAACCGGGCCGGCGTCGAACGCGTGATGGGCTTCTGTAATCAGCAGCAACTGGAAGAGTTCTTCCGCACGGTCCCTGAGTTCGAACGCATGCTGGTCCAGTCGGGCATGTACCTGATCAAGTATTGGTTCTCGATCAGCGATCAGGAACAACAGTTCCGCTTCCAATGTCGCATCGACGATCCCCTCAAACAGTGGAAGCTCAGCCCCATGGACCTGGAGTCACGCCGCCGCTGGGAGCAATACACCGTCGCCAAGGAAGAGATGTTTGCCCGCACGAACTTCTCAGAAGCCCCTTGGTGGGTCGTCGAAGCAGATGACAAAAAGCGAGCCCGGCTCAACTGCATTCACCACTTCCTGCAGCAGCTACCCTACACCGAAGTCCCGCAGGAGCGAATCTCGCTACCGCCCCGCGAGCACGAAGAAGGGTACAAGCGGCAACCCCTGCCGGAAGATGTGATTGTGCCTTCGGTGTATTGA
- a CDS encoding LysR family transcriptional regulator → MIERLQDLNFLHLFYFWVAVRQGSITAACDHLHLSQPTVSSQIKKLEKSLNHELLDRSGRELRLTDVGSTVFEYADEIFSAGREMLGSLRGMPSQRSLRLSVGVPMYVPKLITYRLLEVVLRFPEPVQIDYHEAPMEQLVDDLSRHRHDLIISDRSISTDGHKRCFNHPLGDCAIAFCAVKSMAEQLRTDFPRSLQRAPLLLPSPHTELRRNLDRWFDENDICPKIVAQFDDSAMLKEFGSGGAGVFPTPAAVLDQVRRQYNVELVGTLEEVRSHFFAITAQRKLLHPVVMAISEEAPKILFDIRNRTNLKHEHDASGDRSEASNT, encoded by the coding sequence ATGATCGAGCGTCTCCAGGATCTCAATTTCCTGCACTTGTTCTATTTTTGGGTCGCCGTGCGTCAGGGAAGCATCACAGCGGCCTGCGATCACTTGCATCTTTCGCAGCCAACCGTGAGTTCCCAGATTAAAAAGCTCGAGAAGTCCTTGAATCACGAACTGCTTGATCGAAGCGGCCGGGAGCTTCGGTTGACCGATGTGGGCTCGACCGTCTTCGAGTATGCCGACGAGATCTTCTCGGCCGGTCGGGAGATGCTAGGCAGCCTGCGTGGGATGCCATCGCAGCGGTCGTTGCGGCTGAGTGTGGGTGTTCCGATGTACGTACCCAAGCTGATCACCTACCGGTTGTTAGAAGTCGTTCTCAGGTTTCCCGAGCCCGTTCAGATCGATTACCACGAAGCCCCCATGGAACAGTTGGTCGACGATCTTTCCCGCCATCGGCACGACTTGATCATCTCCGATCGTTCGATTTCGACCGATGGTCACAAGCGCTGTTTCAATCATCCGCTGGGAGACTGCGCGATCGCATTTTGTGCCGTCAAGTCGATGGCCGAGCAGTTGCGGACCGACTTTCCCCGGTCGCTACAGCGTGCTCCCTTGTTACTGCCTTCTCCCCATACCGAATTGCGGCGCAACCTCGATCGGTGGTTTGATGAGAACGATATCTGTCCGAAGATCGTGGCTCAATTCGATGATAGCGCGATGCTGAAAGAATTCGGCAGCGGCGGGGCAGGCGTATTCCCCACGCCTGCGGCGGTTTTGGATCAGGTCCGTCGGCAATACAACGTCGAACTTGTGGGAACTCTGGAAGAGGTGCGAAGCCACTTTTTCGCCATCACCGCTCAGCGGAAGCTGCTGCATCCCGTCGTCATGGCCATCTCGGAAGAAGCACCGAAGATCCTCTTTGATATTCGGAACCGCACGAATCTCAAGCACGAGCACGATGCAAGCGGCGATCGCTCCGAGGCCTCAAACACGTAG
- a CDS encoding universal stress protein, whose protein sequence is MLKRVLLHLNGSFGVDQAIELGARISQRTSARLRGLSILDTSGLQYAGHLVSAAHAVSESRRIAHAERRQMISHQQMLHVGQRYQLDFDTLGIEGDPIQSLVREAQYYDLLITRSSEHARQLPGELSAFELLDVVIQSRQPVYISRGANTNPNRVLLVYDGSESSARVIRTFLTQKPIKNAYCRLLGVGTAADSKSKLLPSMRDYCEARHTDLEVGRLAGSLRKVLIPYAQKWDPDVVVMGVPRVARLWRRIRGHVCLDFLIRTRFDLYLMG, encoded by the coding sequence GTGTTAAAGCGAGTGCTACTTCACTTAAACGGTTCCTTTGGAGTCGACCAGGCTATTGAACTCGGAGCGAGAATCTCGCAGCGCACTTCCGCGAGACTGCGCGGCCTTTCGATCCTAGATACTAGTGGACTGCAATACGCTGGACACTTGGTTTCCGCGGCCCACGCCGTTTCCGAGTCGCGCCGAATCGCTCATGCCGAGCGAAGACAGATGATTTCGCACCAGCAAATGCTGCACGTCGGTCAGCGTTACCAACTTGATTTCGACACGCTGGGAATCGAAGGGGATCCGATTCAAAGCCTGGTCCGCGAAGCTCAGTACTACGATCTACTGATCACTCGTTCGTCCGAGCATGCTCGGCAACTGCCTGGCGAATTGAGTGCATTCGAACTGCTCGATGTTGTCATTCAAAGCCGCCAGCCGGTTTACATTTCGCGGGGAGCGAATACGAACCCTAACCGAGTTTTACTAGTTTACGATGGCAGCGAATCGTCCGCCCGCGTGATTCGCACCTTCCTGACACAAAAGCCGATCAAGAATGCCTATTGCCGCCTTCTCGGCGTTGGTACGGCAGCCGATTCCAAGTCGAAGCTCCTCCCATCGATGCGCGACTATTGCGAGGCCAGGCATACCGATCTCGAAGTCGGTCGTCTTGCCGGTTCACTTCGGAAAGTCCTCATTCCTTACGCCCAGAAATGGGATCCTGACGTCGTGGTCATGGGGGTACCTCGGGTGGCCCGACTTTGGCGAAGAATCCGAGGACACGTTTGTTTGGATTTCCTCATTCGCACGCGGTTCGACCTGTACTTGATGGGATAG
- a CDS encoding arylsulfatase, with translation MPRVFPLLLLAFGLFLPTIVHAADASMPNVVMILTDDQGWGDLSVHGNKNLATPNIDQLAKEGALFENFYVCHLCAPTRAEMLTGRFYARTGVRGVSTGQERLNVDEKTIAQYFKDAGYVTGAFGKWHNGMQFPYHPNARGFDEYYGFCSGHWGHYFSPELDHNNQLVRGEGYVTDDFTNRAMKFIEDNQDNPFFCYVPYCTPHSPMQVPDQYYDKFANMDPEMKNRDPKKEQLGMTRAALAMCENIDWNVGRILKKLDQLRLADNTIVIYFADNGPNSFRWNGGMKGRKGSLDEGGTRVPCIIRWPGHIPADRRIEPIAGAVDFLPTLLDFAGIKAKFPKPIDGVSLKPLLTQDEIEWEDRYLIASRNNQVSVRNQTYRLDNDGQLFDITQDRGQTKNVAIDHPEVLAQLKNVAKQYRSEMLPTQDDRPFTVGYTQNTPLPARDGNGHGSIKRSANAPNCSYFTNWKSTNDTVTWDVEVGEPGEYEAIVYYTCPQENVGVEIQAELLGHKTSATIKEAHDPESYGPERDRFDRGAESPVKDFKPFSLGTLKLPKGRDTLTLSALKIPGDGAIEVRYLWLNKK, from the coding sequence ATGCCACGAGTTTTCCCCCTGCTTCTGCTCGCTTTCGGCCTGTTTTTGCCGACGATTGTCCATGCCGCCGATGCTTCCATGCCCAACGTCGTGATGATCCTCACCGACGATCAAGGCTGGGGCGATTTGAGCGTCCACGGCAACAAGAACCTCGCCACGCCGAACATCGATCAATTAGCCAAAGAGGGAGCCCTATTCGAGAACTTCTACGTCTGCCACCTGTGCGCGCCGACACGCGCGGAAATGCTCACGGGTCGCTTTTACGCGCGAACCGGCGTACGCGGCGTTTCGACCGGACAGGAACGTTTGAACGTCGACGAAAAGACGATCGCACAATATTTCAAAGATGCAGGCTACGTGACGGGAGCCTTTGGTAAGTGGCATAACGGGATGCAGTTTCCTTACCACCCCAATGCCCGCGGCTTTGATGAGTATTACGGTTTCTGCTCGGGGCACTGGGGGCACTATTTCAGTCCGGAACTCGATCATAACAACCAATTGGTTCGCGGCGAGGGTTACGTCACCGACGACTTCACCAACCGGGCCATGAAGTTCATCGAAGACAACCAGGACAACCCCTTCTTCTGCTACGTGCCGTACTGCACGCCTCATTCGCCGATGCAGGTGCCGGACCAGTACTACGACAAGTTTGCCAACATGGATCCGGAGATGAAGAACCGGGATCCCAAGAAAGAACAGCTCGGCATGACGCGAGCCGCGCTGGCCATGTGCGAAAACATCGACTGGAACGTGGGCCGTATCCTCAAGAAGCTGGATCAGCTTAGGCTGGCCGATAACACAATCGTCATCTACTTCGCCGACAACGGCCCGAATAGCTTTCGCTGGAACGGCGGCATGAAAGGACGCAAAGGCTCGCTGGACGAAGGAGGAACGCGCGTTCCCTGCATCATCCGCTGGCCCGGTCATATTCCGGCTGATCGAAGAATCGAACCGATTGCCGGGGCCGTCGATTTTCTGCCCACGCTACTCGACTTCGCTGGCATCAAGGCAAAATTCCCCAAACCAATTGACGGCGTAAGTCTGAAGCCGCTGCTCACGCAGGACGAAATCGAATGGGAAGATCGCTACTTGATCGCTTCGCGTAACAATCAAGTCAGCGTTCGCAACCAGACCTATCGTCTTGATAACGATGGCCAACTGTTCGACATCACCCAGGATCGTGGGCAAACCAAGAATGTTGCCATAGACCATCCCGAAGTCTTGGCCCAGCTGAAAAACGTTGCCAAGCAGTATCGCTCGGAGATGCTGCCAACCCAGGACGATCGTCCCTTCACGGTGGGCTATACGCAAAACACGCCATTGCCCGCTCGTGACGGTAACGGCCACGGCAGCATCAAACGAAGCGCCAACGCTCCGAACTGTTCCTACTTCACCAACTGGAAATCGACCAACGACACCGTGACCTGGGACGTGGAAGTGGGCGAGCCAGGCGAGTACGAAGCAATCGTCTATTACACCTGTCCGCAGGAAAACGTGGGCGTCGAGATCCAAGCCGAGTTGCTCGGTCACAAGACCTCGGCCACGATCAAAGAGGCACACGACCCGGAAAGCTACGGCCCCGAGCGAGATCGTTTCGACCGAGGTGCCGAATCGCCGGTGAAAGACTTTAAACCGTTTTCGCTCGGCACGCTCAAGCTGCCTAAAGGACGCGACACGCTGACCCTTTCGGCACTGAAGATCCCCGGTGACGGCGCGATTGAAGTCCGTTACCTGTGGCTGAACAAGAAGTAA
- a CDS encoding transglutaminase-like domain-containing protein, whose translation MLIRVGYEIAFESPQPAPMLLMLYLHPTRELTTRQPDQLQTTPSLPVSEYYDMYGNRCGRIVAPAGRVTFRNTAVVDDSGLPDLQVPHARQAEVQDLPHETLTYLLASRYCEVDSELKDIAWQLFGKTPPGWARVQAICDFVHGHIQFDYMQARANRTALGVYRERVGVCRDFMHLAITFCRNCNIPARYCTGYLGDIGVPPSADPMDFSAWFEAYLGGQWYAFDARNNTPRIGRVLMARGRDAADVALTTTFGVNELKEFNVRTDEI comes from the coding sequence ATGCTTATTCGCGTTGGCTACGAAATTGCCTTTGAATCTCCGCAGCCAGCTCCCATGTTGTTAATGCTTTACCTGCATCCCACACGAGAGCTGACGACTCGGCAACCTGATCAGTTACAAACGACTCCTTCCTTACCCGTTTCCGAATACTACGACATGTACGGAAATCGTTGCGGGCGAATTGTTGCTCCGGCTGGTCGCGTGACCTTTCGCAACACGGCCGTTGTGGACGATAGCGGACTTCCCGATCTGCAGGTCCCTCATGCCCGGCAGGCCGAAGTCCAGGATCTTCCTCACGAGACGCTCACCTACTTACTGGCCAGTCGGTACTGTGAAGTTGACAGCGAACTTAAGGACATCGCCTGGCAACTTTTTGGAAAAACTCCACCCGGCTGGGCGCGCGTCCAAGCCATTTGTGATTTTGTGCATGGGCACATCCAGTTCGACTACATGCAAGCTCGAGCCAATCGCACAGCCCTGGGAGTGTATCGCGAACGTGTGGGCGTCTGCCGCGATTTTATGCATCTGGCCATAACCTTCTGCCGGAATTGCAACATTCCGGCCCGCTACTGCACCGGGTACCTCGGTGACATTGGCGTCCCACCCTCGGCTGACCCGATGGACTTCAGTGCCTGGTTCGAGGCCTACCTGGGTGGGCAATGGTACGCATTCGACGCACGTAACAATACACCTCGGATTGGGCGTGTCCTCATGGCACGCGGCCGCGATGCTGCCGACGTTGCCTTGACGACGACCTTCGGTGTGAACGAACTCAAGGAATTCAATGTCAGGACAGACGAAATCTAG
- a CDS encoding sialate O-acetylesterase → MRVFSSVVLPAFVTIALSVTASASQAAPVKVFILCGQSNMEGKGAIKHLEQLLADPATAKAYQHLRNDNGWIERNDVFIKYNDDRGQGKLGLGYGTPTNRFGPELQFGHVVGNAFDEKVLIIKCAWGGRALAVRFRPPSSGKGDYTQRNRETKELEPLPEETYGEAYRDTIRIVKETLAGIDQVVPDYDPQEGYELSGFVFFQGFNDIIDQKKMDEYGQNLENLVRDVRKDLDAPKLPFVIGELGQQGVEPEKRYAQKHFAFRKMQEDVSKLPEFTGNVAFVKTSPYIVKDGESFDGGYHYYGRADTFFNIGNAFGEAMVKMVKSN, encoded by the coding sequence ATGCGTGTCTTTTCGTCGGTTGTCCTGCCAGCGTTCGTCACGATCGCATTGTCCGTCACGGCTTCCGCATCTCAAGCGGCTCCAGTGAAAGTTTTTATCCTGTGCGGCCAATCCAACATGGAGGGAAAAGGGGCGATCAAGCATCTAGAGCAGTTGCTCGCCGACCCAGCCACAGCCAAGGCGTATCAGCACCTGCGTAACGACAACGGCTGGATCGAACGTAACGATGTGTTCATTAAGTACAACGACGACCGCGGCCAAGGCAAACTGGGCCTCGGCTACGGCACGCCGACCAATCGCTTCGGTCCGGAACTTCAGTTTGGTCACGTGGTGGGCAATGCGTTCGATGAGAAGGTGCTGATCATCAAGTGTGCCTGGGGGGGACGAGCGTTGGCGGTCCGCTTTCGTCCGCCGAGTTCCGGCAAGGGAGATTACACCCAGCGAAATCGCGAAACGAAAGAACTCGAACCGCTGCCAGAAGAGACATACGGAGAAGCGTATCGCGATACCATTCGCATCGTGAAGGAGACGCTGGCGGGCATCGACCAGGTGGTTCCCGACTACGATCCGCAGGAAGGTTACGAGTTGTCCGGATTCGTATTCTTTCAAGGCTTCAATGACATCATCGACCAGAAGAAGATGGACGAGTATGGCCAGAACCTGGAAAACCTCGTTCGTGACGTCCGCAAGGACTTGGATGCTCCCAAGCTTCCCTTCGTCATCGGCGAACTGGGGCAGCAAGGGGTCGAACCCGAGAAGAGGTACGCCCAGAAGCACTTTGCATTTCGCAAGATGCAGGAAGATGTTTCCAAGTTGCCTGAATTCACAGGAAACGTCGCCTTCGTCAAAACGAGCCCTTACATCGTGAAGGATGGCGAGTCATTCGACGGCGGCTATCACTACTACGGCCGAGCCGATACGTTCTTCAACATCGGAAACGCATTTGGGGAAGCGATGGTGAAGATGGTGAAATCGAACTGA
- a CDS encoding FeoA family protein → MLPDIPLNMVQPGSVVRISQVVGGQDDVKRMAEMGLQTGTEVEMLQSGSPCIVRVGQAKLCFRQSDILNILVSTD, encoded by the coding sequence ATGCTTCCCGATATCCCCTTAAACATGGTTCAGCCTGGGTCCGTAGTGCGGATCTCCCAAGTCGTTGGTGGGCAAGACGATGTGAAACGTATGGCCGAGATGGGCCTTCAGACGGGAACGGAAGTCGAGATGCTTCAGAGCGGCAGTCCTTGCATCGTGCGTGTAGGGCAGGCGAAGCTTTGTTTTCGACAGTCGGACATCTTGAACATTCTGGTCAGTACGGACTAA
- a CDS encoding FeoA family protein produces the protein MSKLSQLSVGQEAVIASIDASSVAAVRLMEMGMTPGCSVKMIGSAPFGDPLEVEIRGYHLSLRKTEADLVELVS, from the coding sequence ATGTCGAAGTTGTCGCAGCTCTCGGTCGGCCAAGAGGCCGTCATCGCCTCGATCGATGCCTCCAGCGTGGCAGCCGTGCGACTGATGGAAATGGGGATGACCCCTGGCTGTAGCGTCAAAATGATTGGCTCGGCCCCCTTTGGTGATCCCTTGGAGGTGGAGATTCGCGGTTACCACCTGAGCCTGCGTAAGACGGAAGCCGACTTGGTGGAACTCGTGAGTTAA
- the feoB gene encoding ferrous iron transport protein B — MSVDAPARTLNVALVGNPNTGKSTLFNALSGIRQKTGNYPGVTVEKKHGSFTHKGQKVELIDLPGTYSLAPRSPDEMVTVDVLLGRQANETKPNAVMVIVDASNLERNLYIVSQVKELGLPTVVALNMGDIARDKGISVDVIQLSQRLGVPIVATQANRRGGLDQLRDTIVSLLDSDSIPVESPFPEEFRDKVGQLHAKLQEHDEQSTRYLAERLLLDTSGYLEKELTSGGKELHNWIVESRNQLAELGQPVPAIEAISRYKWVQEVLDGIVTREATRKVTLSDRIDRILTNRIGGTIFFIFIMTLMFQAVFSDLVAGNLMGYIEGFFEIIAGFVDASLADGALKSLLIDGVIAGVGGVLVFLPQICILFFFIAILEDCGYLARAAYLMDRLFSKIGLSGKSFIPLLSSFACAIPGIMAARVIENRRDRLITILVAPLMSCSARMPVYVLLTAAFIPDETIGGVLSLHTLVMLSMYLLGILAAVGVAFVLRRTILPGETPPFVMELPSYKFPSISGVLMVMVEKGWAFVKRAGTLIFAMTVIVWALSYFPRDEEAATAPFAEEIAQLETQLESASDEEAAQIEHRLAEINNQIDGELLRGSFLGMAGHWIEPVVRPLGWDWKIGSAAIASFPAREVIISTMGVLYNLGGEEDEESAPLRETIKEAKWAGTDENVFNIPVALSIMVFFALCAQCAATLAVIKRETNSWRWPIFTFVYMTVLAYVGAMITYQVSALVFLS; from the coding sequence ATGTCTGTCGACGCCCCTGCTCGAACGTTAAACGTCGCCCTGGTCGGAAACCCCAACACCGGCAAGTCGACCCTCTTTAACGCCTTGTCCGGTATCCGTCAAAAAACGGGCAACTACCCCGGCGTGACCGTCGAAAAGAAGCATGGTTCGTTTACGCACAAAGGTCAGAAGGTCGAATTGATCGACCTGCCAGGCACCTACAGCCTCGCCCCACGTTCGCCCGATGAAATGGTGACGGTCGACGTCCTGCTTGGCCGGCAAGCCAACGAAACCAAGCCTAACGCCGTGATGGTGATTGTGGATGCCAGCAATCTCGAGCGCAACTTGTACATCGTCAGCCAGGTCAAGGAACTCGGCCTGCCTACCGTAGTGGCCCTGAACATGGGGGACATCGCCAGGGACAAAGGGATCTCGGTCGATGTTATTCAGTTGTCGCAACGACTTGGCGTGCCAATCGTCGCCACCCAGGCCAACCGTCGCGGAGGCCTCGACCAGCTGCGCGACACGATTGTCTCGCTGCTGGATAGCGACTCTATCCCGGTCGAAAGTCCTTTCCCGGAAGAGTTTCGCGACAAGGTTGGCCAACTGCATGCCAAACTTCAGGAGCATGACGAACAATCGACTCGCTATTTGGCGGAACGTCTATTGCTGGACACGAGCGGCTACCTCGAAAAGGAACTCACCAGCGGCGGGAAGGAACTTCACAACTGGATTGTCGAGTCCCGTAATCAACTTGCTGAATTGGGCCAGCCGGTGCCGGCGATCGAAGCCATCTCTCGATATAAGTGGGTGCAAGAGGTCCTCGATGGGATCGTCACGCGGGAAGCAACCCGCAAAGTTACGCTCTCGGATCGCATCGATCGAATCCTGACCAATCGAATCGGCGGGACGATCTTCTTTATCTTCATCATGACCCTTATGTTCCAGGCCGTTTTTAGCGACCTGGTCGCAGGGAATCTGATGGGTTACATCGAAGGTTTCTTTGAAATCATCGCTGGCTTTGTCGATGCCAGCCTGGCCGATGGAGCCCTTAAGTCGCTGCTGATCGATGGCGTGATCGCGGGCGTCGGTGGTGTGCTGGTATTCCTGCCACAGATTTGTATTCTGTTCTTCTTCATCGCCATCCTGGAAGATTGCGGATACCTGGCCCGGGCAGCCTACTTAATGGATCGCTTGTTCAGCAAGATTGGGCTGAGTGGGAAGTCCTTTATCCCGCTGCTTTCCAGTTTCGCTTGTGCGATTCCTGGGATCATGGCGGCACGCGTGATCGAGAACCGTCGCGATCGCCTGATCACCATCCTGGTCGCGCCGCTGATGAGCTGTAGCGCACGCATGCCGGTCTATGTGCTGCTGACCGCGGCATTCATCCCGGATGAAACGATCGGCGGGGTCCTTTCGCTGCATACGCTGGTCATGCTCAGCATGTATCTGCTAGGGATCCTGGCGGCAGTGGGCGTGGCGTTCGTGCTTCGCCGGACGATCCTTCCAGGTGAAACGCCTCCCTTCGTGATGGAACTTCCCAGCTACAAATTTCCGTCGATCTCGGGCGTATTGATGGTGATGGTGGAGAAGGGATGGGCGTTCGTCAAACGCGCCGGGACGCTGATCTTCGCGATGACGGTGATCGTGTGGGCCCTTTCCTACTTCCCACGCGACGAAGAGGCCGCCACGGCCCCATTTGCCGAAGAAATCGCTCAGCTGGAAACTCAACTGGAAAGTGCCAGCGATGAGGAAGCCGCCCAAATCGAACATCGCCTGGCGGAAATCAACAACCAGATCGACGGCGAACTGCTTCGCGGCAGTTTCCTCGGCATGGCCGGGCATTGGATCGAGCCAGTTGTCAGGCCGCTGGGTTGGGACTGGAAGATCGGCAGCGCTGCGATCGCCTCGTTCCCGGCACGTGAGGTGATCATCAGTACGATGGGGGTCCTCTACAACTTGGGTGGTGAAGAAGACGAAGAGTCCGCCCCACTTCGCGAAACGATCAAGGAAGCCAAATGGGCCGGCACGGACGAAAACGTGTTTAACATTCCAGTCGCCTTGTCGATCATGGTCTTCTTCGCCCTATGTGCCCAATGTGCCGCTACGCTGGCCGTGATCAAACGAGAAACCAACAGTTGGCGATGGCCCATTTTCACATTCGTCTACATGACCGTACTCGCCTACGTGGGTGCCATGATCACCTACCAGGTCTCGGCATTGGTGTTTTTGAGTTAG
- a CDS encoding FeoB-associated Cys-rich membrane protein — protein MWQNLIVLVIVGSAASYIGWIIFRGIQGAAGSCGGGCGSGCGAKSQPDNLIQLTSTPQQEDSATSPDQSSTVSSTRS, from the coding sequence ATGTGGCAGAACCTGATTGTATTGGTCATCGTTGGCTCGGCCGCCAGTTACATTGGCTGGATCATCTTTCGCGGCATTCAGGGCGCTGCCGGATCATGCGGAGGCGGCTGCGGATCTGGTTGCGGTGCCAAGTCTCAGCCAGACAATCTCATTCAGCTGACGTCTACGCCACAACAAGAAGACTCGGCAACTTCCCCCGACCAGTCATCTACGGTAAGCTCGACTCGATCATAA
- a CDS encoding aminotransferase class IV produces the protein MAQPIAYWEGTWIPRSELTIPLNDAGFQLGTTVAEQCRTFNGKVFRLDQHLDRLWRSLEIVDVQSSESRESLVDVIHQIIEHNYPLLPAGADLGLTIFITPGSMDQLYHPHKTGRLAVHTQMVAFDAFASLYEEGQSLFVPKTRQTPVECWPRELKVRSRVHYYLADLEAKKQDPAARAVLLDQDGYVMEATTANIAKYHPDTGLELPPADLVLPGISIATLEKLADELAIPVTHRQLTPEDFATADEVLLTSTSPCIVPCNQWNGKPISVGKPGPIFKRLISAWEEMVGVDIRKQAERFAKK, from the coding sequence GTGGCTCAGCCGATCGCTTATTGGGAAGGAACCTGGATTCCGCGCAGTGAGTTGACGATTCCCTTGAACGATGCTGGGTTTCAATTGGGAACGACCGTCGCGGAGCAGTGCCGCACTTTCAATGGCAAGGTCTTTCGCCTGGATCAGCATCTCGATCGACTTTGGAGAAGCCTGGAGATCGTTGACGTCCAGTCGTCTGAGTCGCGTGAATCGCTGGTCGATGTGATTCATCAAATCATCGAGCATAACTATCCCTTGCTGCCCGCTGGTGCGGACCTGGGACTTACGATCTTCATCACGCCAGGCTCGATGGATCAGCTCTATCATCCCCATAAAACCGGCCGCCTGGCCGTGCATACGCAAATGGTGGCGTTCGATGCGTTTGCTAGTTTGTACGAAGAAGGTCAATCGCTTTTCGTTCCTAAGACACGCCAAACTCCGGTCGAATGCTGGCCACGGGAATTGAAGGTCCGCTCACGCGTACACTATTACCTGGCCGACCTGGAAGCCAAGAAACAAGACCCCGCCGCGAGAGCAGTGCTTCTAGACCAGGACGGCTACGTGATGGAAGCCACCACCGCCAACATCGCCAAGTATCATCCCGATACGGGTCTCGAACTTCCACCTGCCGACCTGGTGTTGCCAGGCATCAGCATCGCTACACTCGAGAAGCTGGCCGACGAACTGGCCATTCCGGTAACGCATCGGCAACTAACGCCTGAAGACTTCGCGACGGCCGATGAAGTCCTGCTCACCAGCACGTCGCCATGTATCGTGCCGTGCAACCAATGGAACGGTAAGCCGATTAGCGTGGGCAAGCCTGGGCCGATCTTCAAGCGATTGATTTCTGCCTGGGAAGAAATGGTGGGGGTCGACATCCGCAAACAGGCCGAGCGTTTCGCGAAGAAGTAA